A genomic stretch from Streptomyces sp. QL37 includes:
- a CDS encoding protein kinase yields MAGYRLLGRLGEGGMGVVYLARSPRGRMVAVKSIRPELAAAQDFRSRFAREVAVARQVGGEWTAAVLDADPHAERPWVATAYVPGPTLAEVVRRFGPLPEESVRGLASGLCRALGDIHGAGLVHRDLKPSNVMVTIDGPKVIDFGIVRALDGSNTSGLTSTGAVIGSPGFMAPEQILGERLTPAGDIFSLGAVLAFAASGHLPFDAGEGRIPALMYRVVYEEPDLSGVPEPLLALIRDCLAKDPKARPALAQLREREETQYRRLKPWLPPEVLARLGQDAAELLEQEDPHTRFTTADRAPTHEVRTVPQPPVGEEVPDQQTGPGSDPPTAVTGTDRRLLAEARDPGGMGGFATAVYAALGVFTAVSVATVGYQILVVNSRYEADDFISVEAATVWGAAQVVSGIGLIVAWLYWFARVRQVAENYAPGRLRYRRSMSVWAWFIPVGNLFLPKQIANDIWHASSPPSQGNTMAQAGRLRTWWWIWLVALLTWPLFWWTLGWTELSNDLLERVPHVVGTHLETYADGDEYTVEEYEYTFHFETLGMINVILRLAVVPAAAIAAAGFVHQLTAMQTARRRG; encoded by the coding sequence GTGGCGGGCTACCGGCTGTTGGGCCGGCTCGGCGAGGGCGGGATGGGTGTGGTGTATCTGGCCCGGTCGCCGCGGGGGCGGATGGTGGCGGTGAAGTCCATCCGCCCGGAGCTGGCGGCGGCGCAGGACTTCCGGAGCCGGTTCGCCAGGGAGGTCGCGGTGGCCCGGCAGGTCGGCGGGGAGTGGACGGCTGCGGTACTGGACGCCGACCCGCACGCCGAACGGCCGTGGGTCGCCACCGCGTACGTGCCCGGGCCGACGCTCGCCGAGGTGGTACGACGGTTCGGTCCGCTGCCGGAAGAGTCGGTGCGCGGCCTGGCCTCCGGTCTGTGCCGGGCTCTGGGCGACATCCATGGCGCCGGGCTCGTACACCGTGATCTGAAGCCTTCGAACGTCATGGTCACCATCGACGGACCCAAGGTGATCGACTTCGGCATCGTCCGGGCACTGGACGGTTCGAACACCAGCGGTCTGACATCCACCGGGGCGGTGATCGGCTCACCCGGATTCATGGCTCCCGAGCAGATCCTCGGCGAGCGGCTCACCCCGGCCGGTGACATCTTCTCCCTCGGTGCGGTGCTGGCCTTCGCGGCGTCCGGGCACCTCCCGTTCGACGCCGGCGAAGGGCGGATTCCCGCCTTGATGTACCGGGTGGTGTACGAGGAGCCCGATCTTAGCGGAGTACCGGAACCGCTGCTCGCCCTGATCCGGGACTGCCTGGCCAAGGACCCGAAGGCCCGGCCGGCCCTAGCGCAGCTGCGGGAGCGGGAGGAGACGCAGTACCGGCGCCTGAAACCGTGGCTGCCTCCGGAGGTGCTGGCGCGGCTGGGGCAGGACGCGGCCGAGCTGCTGGAGCAGGAGGACCCGCACACGCGCTTCACCACCGCCGACCGTGCCCCGACGCACGAGGTACGGACCGTGCCGCAGCCTCCGGTCGGGGAAGAGGTTCCGGACCAGCAGACCGGCCCCGGGTCCGATCCGCCCACCGCAGTGACCGGAACCGACCGCCGGCTCCTGGCGGAGGCACGTGATCCCGGGGGAATGGGTGGGTTCGCGACGGCCGTCTATGCCGCCCTCGGAGTGTTCACGGCCGTCTCCGTGGCGACCGTCGGGTACCAGATCCTGGTGGTCAACAGCCGCTACGAAGCGGACGACTTCATCAGCGTAGAGGCTGCCACCGTATGGGGGGCGGCACAGGTGGTCAGCGGCATCGGCCTGATCGTCGCGTGGCTGTACTGGTTCGCACGGGTGCGGCAGGTTGCCGAGAATTACGCTCCCGGCCGGCTTCGCTACCGCAGGTCGATGTCCGTATGGGCCTGGTTCATCCCGGTGGGCAATCTCTTTCTGCCCAAGCAGATCGCCAACGACATCTGGCACGCCTCAAGTCCGCCCTCCCAGGGCAACACGATGGCCCAGGCCGGCCGACTCCGCACATGGTGGTGGATCTGGCTGGTCGCGTTACTCACCTGGCCCTTGTTCTGGTGGACGCTTGGGTGGACCGAGCTGAGCAATGATCTCCTCGAGAGAGTGCCGCATGTCGTGGGCACTCATTTGGAGACCTATGCCGACGGCGACGAATACACCGTCGAAGAGTACGAATACACCTTCCATTTTGAGACTCTGGGCATGATCAATGTGATCCTCCGCCTTGCTGTCGTCCCAGCGGCCGCCATCGCCGCCGCCGGCTTCGTCCACCAGCTCACGGCCATGCAGACCGCCCGGCGGCGCGGCTGA
- a CDS encoding ATP-binding protein — MTVATALAPVTKRSALRPGYAAFESCFAPEPINVGRARHTSSVFLRLWEVAGPLAEDVVLCVSELVTNGVTHGSGDLSLRVRCRDTEILVEVQDGSSVSATMRSASADATSGRGLVLVKALSGNWGASTDGRTTWCTFPVLVGRP; from the coding sequence ATGACGGTCGCAACAGCTCTCGCACCGGTCACGAAGCGGTCGGCACTACGCCCCGGGTACGCCGCCTTCGAGTCATGCTTCGCCCCGGAACCGATCAACGTCGGCCGCGCGCGTCACACCAGCAGCGTCTTCCTGCGGCTATGGGAGGTCGCCGGCCCCTTGGCGGAGGACGTGGTGCTTTGCGTCTCCGAGCTGGTCACTAACGGTGTGACTCACGGCTCTGGAGACCTGTCACTGCGCGTCCGGTGCCGCGATACCGAGATCCTCGTCGAGGTCCAGGACGGCAGCTCAGTGTCGGCGACCATGCGTTCGGCCAGTGCTGATGCCACTTCGGGGCGGGGCTTGGTCCTCGTTAAGGCCCTCTCCGGGAATTGGGGAGCCAGCACGGACGGCCGGACGACGTGGTGCACGTTTCCTGTCCTCGTGGGCAGGCCCTGA
- a CDS encoding aminotransferase class IV family protein — MLGCMVTLDGKPVSVDDLLPLALTNVGHFTSMRVDSDGGIRGLTLHLERLARDCEIVWHATLKTDRVREYVREALEGQTRPCVVRVTIYDPKVEMGHPAEANEPHILVSVRGAGALPPAPLRAQSLVYERDLPQVKHVGLFGALHARGSTQRANFDDALFVGRDGFVSEGGTWNVAFVDQEGTVVWPDAPVLPGVTMALLQQLAKHRIATVTLAQAKGMAAAFATNTSIGVRPLAAIDDTEFPVEHPVLRELQEAYLSIAGETL; from the coding sequence ATGCTGGGCTGCATGGTGACTCTTGATGGAAAGCCCGTATCGGTAGATGACTTGCTTCCCCTGGCGCTGACGAACGTCGGGCACTTCACGTCGATGCGTGTTGACTCCGACGGCGGCATCCGTGGCTTGACGTTGCACCTGGAACGTCTCGCGCGGGACTGCGAGATCGTGTGGCACGCGACTCTCAAGACCGACCGTGTGCGCGAGTACGTCCGCGAGGCTCTGGAGGGGCAGACCCGCCCGTGTGTCGTGCGTGTCACGATCTATGACCCGAAGGTAGAGATGGGCCACCCGGCCGAGGCCAACGAGCCGCACATTCTCGTGTCCGTACGCGGTGCCGGCGCCCTGCCTCCGGCGCCGCTGCGCGCCCAGAGCCTGGTGTACGAGCGTGACCTGCCCCAGGTGAAGCACGTCGGTCTCTTCGGTGCCTTGCACGCCCGGGGCTCGACTCAGCGAGCAAACTTCGACGACGCCCTGTTTGTCGGCCGTGACGGATTCGTCTCCGAGGGCGGCACCTGGAACGTGGCCTTCGTCGACCAGGAGGGCACTGTCGTGTGGCCGGATGCTCCCGTGCTGCCCGGTGTCACAATGGCTCTGCTCCAGCAGCTTGCGAAACACCGCATCGCCACCGTCACCCTGGCCCAGGCCAAGGGCATGGCCGCGGCATTCGCCACGAATACGTCGATCGGCGTGCGCCCCTTGGCCGCGATCGACGACACCGAGTTCCCCGTTGAGCACCCCGTCTTGAGGGAGCTCCAGGAGGCGTACCTGTCGATCGCCGGCGAGACCCTGTAG
- a CDS encoding formylglycine-generating enzyme family protein — protein sequence MAGVTRWTGREAELLRTAMRKKQKEFAELVGVNPRQVPRWKRRGETIELELDNQTALDTLLTQATPDVQLRFAALMTERAAVEHDERAEELLRRDPSTRRHPIDGKVMALVEEGIYLSGPDNRSVWLEPFLIDVYPTTNEDYSRFVLATKYRPPQHWPDGRCPVPLANHPVVWVTWHDATAYARWAGKLLPTARQWEKAARGSRGRVYPWGNEPTAAKANTAEAGIDATTPVSRYQSGASPFGAFDMCGNAWEWCSTEEVPGSGRFHLKGSAFTSPFERAAPSLLNAAAASMKDNDTGFRCATPG from the coding sequence GTGGCAGGGGTTACCAGGTGGACCGGCCGTGAAGCCGAATTGCTGCGCACGGCCATGCGGAAGAAGCAGAAGGAATTTGCCGAGTTGGTGGGCGTGAACCCTCGTCAGGTCCCCCGGTGGAAACGCCGGGGCGAGACCATCGAACTCGAACTCGACAACCAGACGGCCCTCGATACGCTTCTGACTCAGGCCACGCCGGACGTCCAGCTACGGTTCGCCGCGCTCATGACCGAACGTGCGGCCGTTGAGCACGACGAGCGGGCCGAGGAACTCCTGCGACGGGATCCAAGCACTCGCCGGCACCCGATCGACGGGAAGGTCATGGCCCTCGTCGAGGAGGGCATATATCTCTCCGGCCCTGACAACCGCTCGGTGTGGCTGGAACCGTTTCTCATCGATGTCTACCCGACGACCAATGAGGACTACTCGCGCTTCGTGTTGGCCACCAAGTACCGGCCACCCCAGCACTGGCCTGACGGCCGTTGCCCCGTTCCCCTGGCCAATCACCCCGTGGTGTGGGTGACGTGGCACGATGCGACCGCGTATGCCCGTTGGGCGGGCAAGCTCCTCCCAACCGCAAGGCAGTGGGAGAAGGCGGCTCGCGGATCACGCGGGCGCGTTTACCCCTGGGGCAATGAGCCGACAGCCGCGAAGGCGAATACGGCCGAGGCTGGCATCGACGCGACAACCCCTGTCTCTCGCTACCAGTCCGGCGCCAGCCCTTTCGGTGCCTTCGATATGTGTGGCAATGCCTGGGAGTGGTGCTCCACCGAGGAGGTCCCCGGCAGCGGGCGGTTCCACCTGAAGGGCTCCGCGTTCACGTCTCCGTTCGAGCGTGCAGCGCCGTCCCTGCTGAACGCTGCTGCTGCCTCGATGAAGGACAACGACACTGGGTTCCGCTGCGCCACACCCGGGTAA